AGCAGCGCGGCGCGCTCGGAGAGGTTGAAGTTCATCGTGCCGGTGTGGCTGCCGAGCAGCCCGACGAGCACGGAGATCCGGCGGTTCGACTTGGGGAACTTGGAGGCCCCGACCGGCTGCGGGACGACGCCCGCCATCTCGAGCCCGATCTTGGTGCCGCCCGAAACGGCTTCGAGCAGGACGGGATTGACCTGCAGGCCCAGAAAGTCGTTCGCATCGCTCATTGCGCGTGTGCCCTCGCGGCGCGCGGCGGCGCCGGTCCTCTCTTCGGCCCGCCGCGCCGAGACTTGACCCGGCGCGGTTGCGGCCGAAGACGGGAAATTGTAATGAAGAACTCCGGAGGCGCCTTCCCGATGCCGATCTACGAGTTCTATTGCCGCGCGTGCCACCGCGTCTACAGCTTTCTTTCGCGGTCGATCAACACCACGGCGTCCCCGTCCTGTCCGCGCTGCGGGGCGGCCGGGCTCGCCCGGCAGGCCTCGACGTTCGCCGTGTCCCGCGGGCTGAAGGAGTCGGCGGAGGGGGACGAGGGCGGGCCGGAGATCGACGACGCGCGCCTCGAGCGGGCGATGGAGTCTTTGGCCGGCGACATCGACGGGGTGGACGAGAACGACCCGAAGCAGGCGGCGCGGCTGATGCGCAAG
This genomic interval from bacterium contains the following:
- a CDS encoding zinc ribbon domain-containing protein, with translation MKNSGGAFPMPIYEFYCRACHRVYSFLSRSINTTASPSCPRCGAAGLARQASTFAVSRGLKESAEGDEGGPEIDDARLERAMESLAGDIDGVDENDPKQAARLMRKLFDAGGLPVGGGMEEALRRMEAGEDPDRIEEQLG